In Ectothiorhodosinus mongolicus, one DNA window encodes the following:
- a CDS encoding cysteine-rich small domain-containing protein → MQPKDTTDNEAFKGFTNHECPFMPCHKGVKREFNCLFCYCPLIAYECPGPYKVFIDANGMRRKDCSGCNLPHNGIKQSWNFIQKWLEQPVLWDGKPQTRFQVDLPEEAIPDYRPRTP, encoded by the coding sequence ATGCAGCCCAAAGACACCACCGACAACGAAGCCTTCAAAGGCTTTACCAATCACGAATGCCCTTTCATGCCCTGCCACAAAGGCGTGAAACGAGAATTCAATTGTCTGTTTTGTTATTGCCCGCTAATTGCCTATGAGTGTCCGGGACCCTATAAGGTATTCATTGATGCCAATGGCATGCGGCGCAAAGACTGCAGTGGCTGCAATTTGCCGCATAATGGCATCAAGCAATCCTGGAACTTCATCCAAAAATGGTTAGAGCAGCCTGTGTTGTGGGATGGCAAACCACAAACTCGTTTCCAAGTGGATTTGCCCGAGGAAGCCATCCCCGACTATCGACCTCGCACTCCCTAA